Proteins from a genomic interval of Hornefia porci:
- a CDS encoding SPFH domain-containing protein, protein MKETILTTKKRGMTVLILVIVLYFAAAMLFLRTMEFGGSILVGALCVVWFFLGWILLLGLKILKPQEALVLTLFGKYVGTLRGEGFYFVNPFCTGVNPAARTRLSQSGDAGEGGKSAFFKGNKEKPDAAELASKKISLKVMTLNNNVQKINDCLGNPVEIGIAVMWRVTDTAKAVFNVDNYKEYLSLQCDSALRNIVRNYPYDVAPGVDTTGDGVADEGSLRGSSEIVAARIRDEIQEKVNEAGLEIIDARITYLAYATEIAAAMLQRQQAAAIVDARTMIVEGAVGMVEMALDRLNEKEIVELDEERKAAMVSNLMVVLCGNHEAQPIVNTGSLY, encoded by the coding sequence ATGAAAGAAACTATTTTGACAACGAAAAAACGGGGAATGACGGTTCTGATTTTGGTAATTGTGCTTTATTTTGCGGCGGCGATGCTGTTCTTACGCACAATGGAATTCGGGGGAAGCATTCTGGTCGGCGCGCTGTGCGTGGTATGGTTTTTCCTCGGCTGGATACTGCTGCTCGGACTGAAGATACTGAAGCCGCAGGAGGCGCTGGTTCTGACGCTGTTCGGCAAATATGTCGGAACACTTCGCGGAGAGGGCTTTTACTTTGTGAATCCCTTCTGCACAGGCGTGAACCCGGCGGCGAGGACCAGACTCAGTCAGAGCGGCGATGCCGGAGAAGGCGGAAAGTCTGCTTTTTTCAAGGGGAACAAAGAAAAACCGGATGCGGCTGAACTGGCCAGCAAGAAGATTTCGCTGAAGGTCATGACGCTGAACAACAATGTACAGAAAATCAACGACTGCCTGGGAAATCCGGTTGAGATCGGAATCGCAGTGATGTGGAGAGTAACAGATACGGCGAAAGCGGTTTTCAATGTGGATAATTACAAAGAATACCTGTCGCTTCAGTGTGACAGCGCACTGAGGAACATTGTCCGGAATTATCCGTATGATGTTGCGCCCGGAGTCGATACGACCGGAGACGGCGTTGCGGATGAGGGAAGCCTTCGGGGGTCCAGTGAGATCGTCGCGGCCAGGATTCGGGATGAAATTCAGGAGAAGGTGAACGAAGCCGGTCTGGAGATTATTGACGCAAGAATTACTTATCTCGCTTATGCGACAGAGATTGCGGCGGCTATGCTGCAGAGACAGCAGGCTGCGGCAATCGTGGATGCCCGCACTATGATTGTGGAAGGTGCGGTCGGTATGGTGGAGATGGCTCTGGATCGGCTGAATGAAAAAGAAATTGTTGAACTCGACGAGGAGCGTAAGGCGGCAATGGTCTCCAATCTCATGGTTGTTCTCTGCGGCAATCATGAGGCGCAGCCGATTGTAAATACAGGAAGTCTGTATTAA
- a CDS encoding PTS ascorbate transporter subunit IIC — MKKKQVPLRLSEKLYNDIVSWAEDDFRSVNGQIEYLLTECVKQRKKDGKYVGEEIDVPPKLDLR, encoded by the coding sequence ATGAAGAAGAAACAGGTGCCGTTACGGCTCTCGGAAAAACTGTATAATGATATTGTGTCCTGGGCGGAGGATGATTTCCGGTCGGTGAACGGACAGATTGAATACCTGTTGACAGAGTGTGTGAAACAGCGCAAAAAGGACGGAAAATATGTGGGTGAGGAGATTGATGTTCCTCCGAAGCTGGATCTGAGGTGA
- a CDS encoding reverse transcriptase domain-containing protein, with protein sequence MSTENKKESCLQRDSAERKEYAGARRSFRRIWKERDSAEPGLLEAILDRRNMNKAYKRVKANKGAPGVDGMTIEEALPYLREHKDELIGRILRGKYTPSPVRRVEIPKPNGGIRKLGIPTVIDRIIQQAISQKLMPIYEPKFSDGSYGYRPGRSAKDAINSLQIKSQGESEEH encoded by the coding sequence TTGAGCACAGAAAACAAGAAAGAAAGCTGCCTGCAAAGGGATAGCGCGGAACGTAAAGAGTATGCAGGAGCGCGCCGTTCATTCCGCCGGATATGGAAGGAAAGGGACAGTGCAGAGCCGGGACTTCTTGAGGCGATACTGGACAGAAGAAATATGAATAAAGCCTACAAGAGAGTGAAGGCAAACAAGGGAGCGCCGGGTGTCGATGGAATGACCATCGAGGAGGCACTGCCTTACTTGCGGGAGCATAAAGATGAACTCATTGGAAGGATATTACGTGGGAAATATACCCCGTCTCCGGTGAGGAGAGTCGAGATCCCGAAACCAAACGGTGGAATACGAAAGCTTGGTATTCCAACTGTCATTGACCGTATCATCCAACAGGCCATCAGTCAGAAACTCATGCCCATCTACGAGCCGAAGTTTTCGGACGGAAGCTATGGCTACCGGCCGGGACGAAGCGCAAAGGATGCGATAAACAGCCTGCAAATAAAAAGTCAAGGCGAAAGTGAAGAACATTGA